Genomic DNA from Orcinus orca chromosome 6, mOrcOrc1.1, whole genome shotgun sequence:
GAATAGGGGAACGAGTCACAAGTTAAAGGGTATTTCAGGATACGTTGATTATAAACTCAAAAGGTACACTGATATCAATTCTATAAACAGCAAATGTGAATGTAACTTATTTAAGCCTATtggttcacatttttaaaaagcaccctCATTTGTTTAAAGTTAAGTACTTTAAATGGTTCTTGAAAGTCTACTGTAGACATAATAAACTCAGTCCAACTAGCTGGTGGTGGGGTGGGTTTATATGACCACATCCAATTCAGAGTCTGACTCAGAATTAAAAATCAAACTGCATTACACAAAAGTTACAGTCATGGGTAGCATAATCAGTTCCTCAGATAATACAGCTTCCAGAGCTATCATCATCCTGGTCACCCTCTGTTTTGCTTTCACTTACACatatctttcttttaaagaaacaaaatatgtaaaagttCACCAAAATTCGGCAAGTCGCAGTTTGTATAGCACTGACTGATAGTAGCTTTGGCATTTGATATTACAAAGTTACttttgttacaaatattttcttcattctgggTCAAGGCGAGGTAAAACAGGAAGAATAAGATTCCCAAATGCAGAATCTTGAGTTATGAAGTATCCAGATGAATGTGCATGTGCATGCTgggaaagagttaaaaaaaaagaaaaaaaaggcaattcaGCTATTAAGAGTCACAATTCTTCAACCAAGGCAGTAAAATTACTTATCCTCTCTGAGTGCTTGAGaccaaatttgttttaaaaatcagtccttatgctgttaattttgtttaaatacaCAGGAGATGGATAATAATAAAGAATTCATATTAACAATTTGCACCAGGTACTAATTTATCATCCCCACTCTCTCCCCTGTGATTCTCTTCAGTCAATAATTGAGTCGAAGACATGAATTACTTTGTTCCTTGGAGTGGGGAGGAAAACTAGCAACAAAGGTCCCAAAGTACTCTGTTCTTGGTCAGTAACGCAGGAGAGTGAGAAAGAAGGGCAGTAGTtggaaggagaagggggaaagaCAGCTGATTACTGGTGATTAAGATACCAACATTTTGTAGAGAATGTTGGCATACAAATAACAGAAAACCACCAGTGACGTCCCTTGTCACTAAACAAAGGACTGTTCATAGGTTGTCTAAAGTGAGATGATCTTTAATATCCCTTCCAATCCTGAGATTCTAAGGTTTAAAAGCATAGGTAACGATGTCTAGTGCAAGGTTTCTAGGAATCTTAGTTAAATTATCCAAGATCAATGAAATACTAAAATTGGTTATCATAAtaagaacaatttttttaactGATAGATTATCACATTCCTATAGTCTTTAAACATTTCCTGCACAACAGACATGCTGACCATTAAAAACAGAATccaaacaacaataataaaccgGTCAGACTATCACAGGACGTAACGGCACACGACAAATTTGAAAAACTAGATATGTGCTATTAAAGTAGCCAGTTCAGCTTTTCAGGATCATTCTGTCCATCCAAGTACCCTAAACTCTTCTGTGTGCAGCAGTCCCTTGCCAGGTGTGGCACAGAATCAATCATGACCACGTCAACACCATGAAAGATACTTTCATTACTGCCGTATCTGGTCCTTCAAATCCTCTGGGCATGCCTGAATGTCAGCAAACAACTGCAATTACGTGTGGAACGTTTTTATTGATATTGCTCCACTGAAATACAAAGTAAGAATAGTGCTGGTTTCCAAGCCCCAGGAAATCTCCAATGAGACAAGAACGTCAGCCAcactttcctcacctgcaaagccGCCTTCTGCTGGGCTGCAATATGCTGCTGCTCAGCGTGGTCCCGGAAGTCCTTGTTAAGAGCGGGTCTCGAGAGCGCAATGCTAAAACGGGAATCTTAGTTACTTGACTATTTAGAGACTCCCTTACTTCTGAATCACATTTTTCTTTAGATATTCTAAATagggattacaaagaagaacttcCTGAAtaagtcttttttccttctcccactGTCTACATTAATTTATATGAAGAAAGCCTATATTATTTACTAGGGCTTCAGATTATCTCCTTTTAATTGATGATTTATGGTCCTCTGCTTTCAAGCAGATTTGAGGTACTCTGGTCTATCATAAAGTTACATTTATGAAGAAAACTAAAGAGTTGAATGTTTCAAGCAGAAGGTAGAACATGCAAAGGTAGGACTGAAGGTCAGGGCtcgggaggggagaaatgggttGGCAAAAAATGAGGCTAGGGAGGAAGGCAGGTGCCGGGATATGTAGAGCCTTgtgaaataaattaagaaatgaagACCTTATCCTAACAGTGAAGGGAGACTCCCAAAGAGTGTTATAAGCAGAAGAGTGACTTGATCAGAATTACCACACTACAGTTCAGAAAGACCGCCACTGTGACAGACAGTGCTGGTCATCTCCCCAACAATTGTTGCTCTCCCTTCTTCCTCACTAATGGAACCCATACTTAGTTCAATTATCGTTGGTCCCATTCTTCATGGTGGGCCAGGTTATCCCCCAGGGGGTGAACTTTGATTGGTATAAGACAATACCAtttcccttgctggtttcctGTTTAGGCAAGAGAAAGGTTCACAATTCTGGGCAGCTAGACTTCACGGTTAGTCTGCTTGAATGCTTTGAGAACGTTTTCCTCACTCTTACAAAATGGACACAGGAGAGGAACCTTTCTGGCTTTTGCCTCTATGGGGGCTCGGTGTACAGTGATGCCTAGGCTACTGCAGTCATATTTTGACCGGTAAGGAGGTGCTGACCCACGGAGAAgggcagaaaggagagaaaaaaggaagctcGATCAGTGCTGACACTGGTGTGCCGCTGCAGTGAGCCATTCtgcacttgatcttagccaaaaggccgagaAGCGATAGTGAGCCATTCTGGAATCACCTTATCTTCACGCTTCTGGTTAACCTATATCCTAACGTTTAGGCCAACTTTTTGGTTTTCTGTTACTTCCAGATTAAAACATCCTAACTGACACAACTGATAAATGTATTCGAGAGAACTTAAGACTGTGGGAAATTCAAGAGGTAGTAACTGAGGCAAAAAATGAGAGTGGCCAGGACCAGGGCAGCGTCAGTtgcaataaagaaaaatggacaagtctgagacacatttcaaaatataaacataagagAATGACAAATGTTTAGAGATGGAAGTAAAAGGGAATAATAAACAATTAAAGTTCATATTTCTGACTCTGATTACTAGTAGATCTGTACCACTCATGGAGACAAGCAAGCCAACAATATTAAGTAggtagagagggagggaagatgaGTTCGGTGTGGGACATACGCAGTTTGAAATGCCTGGAAGACATCAAAGTGCAGATGTCCAGGAGGCAGTCTGGTGCTTGAGACAGAGGACGAGGCTGGAGATGCAAATGTATAAAAGTTATCAGCACATAAATTACAGGCTGTGAAAGTGAATGCAACTGTCCAGTGAAAAGACGTAGACTGGGAGACTGGATCTAGAACAGAACTCTGAGGAATATCAACATTCAAGAGACAGGaagtgggacttccttggtggcgcagtggttaagaagctgcatgccaatgcaggggacacaggttcaagccctggtccaggaagaccccacatactgcagagcaactaagcccgtgtgccacaactactgagcctgcactctagagcccgcgagccacaactcctgagcctctgtaccacaactactgaagcctgtgcgcctagagcccgtgctccgcaacgagaagctacctcaatgagaagcccacgcatcacaacaaagacccaacacagccaaaaattaattaatttttaaaaagagagagagaggcagtggAGAAATGTCTGCAAAAGAAACCAAGATAGTATAACAGTGGATGAAAGGACGCCAAGGAAAGAGAGTATTTTAAGGAGGGCactgtatacaatggaataccactcagccattaaaaaaaagaaagaaatcttgccattgatgacaacaaataccatatgatctcacttatatatggaatctaaaaaacaaaacacacaaaacaaaatgaaaacagattcatatacacctgaaactaacacaacatcgtaaatcaactatactccaataaaatattttaaaatatatattaaccaataaagaaaagaaaacagactcatagactcaTAGatagaacaaacaggtggttaccagaggggaacaggttgggggtgggcaaaataggtgaaggggattaagaggcacaaaccttcagtgagaaaataaagaagtcacaggaatgtaatatacagcacaaggaatatgaTTCATGATACCATATTAATTTTGTGTGGAGACAATAGTTCCTAGGCACTGTGgcgatcatttcaca
This window encodes:
- the INIP gene encoding SOSS complex subunit C isoform X2, with the translated sequence MAANPSGQGFQNKNRVAILAELDKEKRKLLMQNQSSTNHPGASIALSRPALNKDFRDHAEQQHIAAQQKAALQWSNINKNVPHVIAVVC
- the INIP gene encoding SOSS complex subunit C isoform X5, coding for MQNQSSTNHPGASIALSRPALNKDFRDHAEQQHIAAQQKAALQHAHAHSSGYFITQDSAFGNLILPVLPRLDPE
- the INIP gene encoding SOSS complex subunit C isoform X1; amino-acid sequence: MAANPSGQGFQNKNRVAILAELDKEKRKLLMQNQSSTNHPGASIALSRPALNKDFRDHAEQQHIAAQQKAALQHAHAHSSGYFITQDSAFGNLILPVLPRLDPE